The Microbacterium horticulturae genome has a window encoding:
- a CDS encoding SDR family NAD(P)-dependent oxidoreductase, whose product MAENKALTANSTIGEWLEHPIGGELVRGLLSAAGANEESLAPVKGLPLQQLVAMSQGQMPQSVVDDLVLKANGGVMPEETESTGWAEKITPGRFSGKTVIVTGAASGIGRATASRIAREGGKVVAVDVSAEKLAEFAGSLPEAEIVAVTGDITKQESVDEIVAAAGETIDGLANVAGINDDFSPLHETTDATWDRVIGVNLTGAFKLTRAALPAMLKAGRGSVVNIASEAGLRGNASGNAYTTSKHAVVGMTKSAAFMYGPAGIRVNAVAPGGVATGIPFPPNVSEAGAARLQPFQSAIPTVATAEQLAASITFLLSDDGVNLNGVILPSDGGWSVQ is encoded by the coding sequence ATGGCGGAGAACAAGGCACTGACGGCGAACAGCACGATCGGCGAATGGCTGGAGCACCCGATCGGCGGCGAGCTCGTGCGCGGACTGCTGTCGGCGGCAGGAGCGAACGAGGAGTCTCTCGCCCCGGTGAAGGGTCTGCCGCTGCAGCAGCTGGTGGCGATGAGCCAGGGGCAGATGCCGCAGTCCGTCGTCGATGACCTCGTCCTCAAGGCCAACGGTGGTGTCATGCCCGAAGAGACCGAGAGCACGGGGTGGGCAGAGAAGATCACACCCGGCCGCTTCTCGGGCAAGACCGTCATCGTCACCGGTGCGGCCTCGGGTATCGGCCGTGCCACCGCGTCGCGCATCGCGCGTGAGGGCGGCAAGGTCGTGGCGGTGGATGTCTCGGCCGAGAAGCTCGCCGAGTTCGCCGGGTCGCTGCCCGAGGCCGAGATCGTGGCGGTGACCGGCGACATCACCAAGCAGGAGTCGGTCGACGAGATCGTCGCCGCGGCCGGCGAGACCATCGACGGTCTGGCCAACGTCGCCGGTATCAACGACGACTTCTCGCCGCTGCATGAAACCACCGATGCCACGTGGGACCGCGTGATCGGCGTGAACCTGACGGGCGCGTTCAAGCTCACCCGCGCGGCGCTGCCGGCGATGCTGAAGGCCGGACGCGGCTCTGTCGTCAACATCGCCAGCGAGGCGGGTCTGCGCGGCAACGCGTCGGGTAACGCGTACACGACCTCGAAGCATGCCGTCGTCGGCATGACCAAGTCGGCCGCCTTCATGTACGGCCCCGCCGGAATCCGCGTGAACGCCGTCGCTCCCGGCGGTGTGGCCACCGGCATCCCGTTCCCGCCCAACGTCTCGGAGGCGGGTGCGGCGCGGCTGCAGCCGTTCCAGTCGGCGATCCCCACGGTGGCCACGGCGGAGCAGCTCGCGGCATCCATCACCTTCCTGCTGTCGGATGACGGCGTGAACCTCAACGGTGTCATCCTGCCCTCCGACGGCGGATGGTCGGTGCAGTAG
- a CDS encoding GNAT family N-acetyltransferase: protein MSARYELSSDPDRLDREWIWRMLSTEAYWGRWRTRGDIDVQLDGAWRVVGAYDQATGAQVGFARAVSDGVAFAYLADVVVDLAHRGAAIGTRMLQLMIDDGPGAAFRWTLFTRDAHGLYEKFGFAEPDATAMVRPARR from the coding sequence GTGAGCGCGCGCTACGAGCTCAGCAGCGACCCGGACCGGCTCGACCGGGAGTGGATCTGGCGGATGCTGTCGACCGAGGCCTACTGGGGACGCTGGCGCACCCGCGGCGACATCGACGTGCAGCTCGACGGCGCCTGGCGCGTCGTCGGCGCATATGACCAGGCCACCGGCGCGCAAGTGGGCTTCGCACGCGCTGTCTCCGACGGCGTCGCATTCGCCTACCTCGCGGATGTCGTCGTCGATCTCGCGCACCGTGGCGCGGCGATCGGCACGCGGATGCTGCAGCTGATGATCGACGACGGCCCGGGCGCCGCCTTCCGCTGGACGCTGTTCACCCGTGACGCGCACGGACTGTACGAGAAGTTCGGCTTCGCCGAACCCGACGCGACCGCGATGGTGCGCCCGGCACGGCGCTGA
- a CDS encoding class I SAM-dependent methyltransferase, whose translation MTDAAQPFRARTIAEGFGADAEAYDRFRPHYPAPLAEVVLDGLPTAPRTVDVGIGTGLSALPFRDAGCRVLGVEVDERMAEVARRRGFDVEIARFEEWDAAGRAFDLVIAGQTWHWVDPVAGAAKARDVLSPGGRMAVFWNAGDPTPEIAAGFAEAYRSVDTGLPFTPWASPQREGYRAMLQTAADGIHSSDGFDEPEWFRVDWQAEITRDEWLAQVPTGGGHNRIAPEKLDELLRAIGAVVDRAGGRFTMEYATLGVLARRREADRDDRQGR comes from the coding sequence ATGACCGACGCTGCTCAGCCGTTCCGCGCCCGTACGATCGCCGAGGGCTTCGGCGCCGACGCCGAGGCGTACGACCGCTTCCGCCCGCATTATCCGGCGCCGCTGGCCGAGGTCGTGCTCGATGGGCTGCCCACCGCCCCGCGCACCGTCGACGTCGGCATCGGCACCGGGCTGTCTGCACTGCCGTTCCGCGATGCGGGATGCCGCGTCCTCGGCGTCGAGGTCGACGAGCGCATGGCCGAGGTGGCGCGCCGGCGGGGCTTCGACGTCGAGATCGCCCGGTTCGAGGAATGGGATGCCGCGGGCCGCGCCTTCGACCTCGTCATCGCCGGCCAGACCTGGCACTGGGTCGATCCGGTCGCGGGCGCGGCGAAGGCCCGTGATGTGCTCTCCCCGGGCGGCCGTATGGCCGTGTTCTGGAACGCCGGCGACCCCACCCCCGAGATCGCCGCCGGCTTCGCCGAGGCCTACCGGAGTGTCGACACCGGGCTGCCGTTCACTCCGTGGGCGTCACCCCAGCGCGAGGGATACCGGGCGATGCTGCAGACCGCGGCCGACGGCATCCACTCGTCTGACGGATTCGACGAGCCGGAATGGTTCCGCGTGGACTGGCAGGCCGAGATCACGCGCGACGAGTGGCTCGCGCAGGTGCCCACCGGCGGCGGGCACAACCGCATAGCGCCCGAGAAGCTCGACGAACTGCTGCGCGCGATCGGCGCCGTGGTCGACCGCGCCGGCGGGCGATTCACCATGGAGTACGCGACCCTCGGTGTGCTCGCCCGCCGACGCGAAGCCGACCGCGACGACCGTCAGGGCAGGTAG
- a CDS encoding MarR family winged helix-turn-helix transcriptional regulator: MIIDAQTPGEQVGVLIKQAQALLNQRMDEVLRPLGLTVSQYACLQTLHDDPGITGSELARRVFVSRQSTNVLLQSLEKRGLVERSEDPGPRRERATLLTDEAVVLTSEARAAVAEVVATMTGPLQRGDLEQLRALLAACRDALA; the protein is encoded by the coding sequence ATGATCATCGACGCGCAGACTCCCGGCGAGCAGGTGGGGGTGCTCATCAAGCAGGCCCAGGCGCTGCTGAACCAGCGGATGGACGAGGTGCTGCGTCCGCTCGGGCTCACGGTCTCGCAGTATGCGTGCCTGCAGACTCTGCATGACGACCCCGGTATCACCGGCTCCGAGCTCGCCCGGCGCGTGTTCGTGTCGCGGCAGTCGACGAACGTGCTGCTGCAGTCGCTCGAGAAGCGCGGACTCGTCGAGCGCTCCGAAGACCCCGGCCCGCGGCGCGAGCGGGCCACGCTGCTCACGGATGAGGCCGTCGTGCTGACGAGCGAGGCGCGCGCGGCGGTCGCCGAGGTGGTCGCGACGATGACCGGCCCGCTTCAGCGCGGCGATCTCGAGCAGCTCCGCGCACTTCTGGCGGCATGCCGCGATGCCCTGGCCTGA
- a CDS encoding HAD family acid phosphatase codes for MIRARRMAGAAATAALTLTLSVVGATSAQAFSPGHSPSPSHHQSQTLSPRTHFTMAADGTSGRTQGGEGIPNIDVVKKTIAAYYGDPGTGIANKDDSPYIDEMDGIVARLEAKLPHWLREAKRSHKTPAIVLDTDDTMLWTYDMEVGDMKFVYNPARQDEWVKQELFRDATPGMTDLVKKAQQLGFAIIGITGRSADQKAASIDNVNSVGYSGFTSENYYTKWAAGQQPSYITCATSSCTTVEFKAGTRRHLEKDLGYNIVLNVGDQWSDLQGGYADHVQKLPNPTYYLPSADLPGVHEPRLTPRTHFTMKADGSSGLTQGGEGIPNIDSVKKTIAVYYGDTGDGISNKNSSPYISEMNRLVRRQLPAIAAECHALARHHRNPAIVLDADDTTLWTYDMEVADMHFVFDPARQDEWVQQELFPATPSMVHATDLLQRAGCTLIGLTGRNDDQKDATVANLDKYYSGFTTENYYTKWTGVGASQQPSYITCATAKCTTIEYKSQTRAHIESRSGGDFHIVANFGDQFSDLIGGHADRAVKLPNPTYYLP; via the coding sequence ATGATCCGTGCACGCCGAATGGCGGGCGCCGCCGCGACCGCCGCGCTGACCCTGACCCTGTCTGTGGTCGGCGCGACCTCCGCGCAGGCGTTCTCTCCAGGGCACTCCCCCTCTCCGTCTCACCATCAGTCCCAGACCCTGTCCCCGCGCACCCACTTCACGATGGCTGCCGACGGGACGAGCGGGCGCACGCAGGGCGGTGAGGGCATCCCGAACATCGACGTCGTCAAGAAGACGATCGCCGCCTATTACGGCGACCCGGGCACCGGTATCGCGAACAAGGACGACTCCCCGTACATCGACGAGATGGACGGCATCGTGGCGCGACTGGAGGCGAAGCTGCCGCACTGGCTGCGCGAGGCCAAACGCAGCCACAAGACGCCGGCGATCGTGCTCGACACCGACGACACGATGCTCTGGACGTACGACATGGAAGTCGGCGACATGAAGTTCGTCTACAACCCCGCGCGGCAGGATGAGTGGGTCAAGCAGGAACTCTTCCGGGACGCGACCCCGGGCATGACCGACCTCGTGAAGAAGGCGCAGCAGCTCGGCTTCGCGATCATCGGGATCACCGGTCGCAGCGCCGATCAGAAGGCGGCGTCGATCGACAATGTCAACAGCGTCGGCTACTCCGGTTTCACGAGTGAGAACTACTACACGAAGTGGGCCGCGGGCCAGCAGCCGTCGTACATCACTTGCGCGACCAGCAGCTGCACCACAGTCGAGTTCAAGGCCGGCACACGACGGCACCTGGAGAAGGATCTGGGCTACAACATCGTGCTCAACGTCGGCGACCAGTGGTCGGACCTGCAGGGCGGGTACGCGGACCACGTCCAGAAGCTGCCGAACCCCACGTACTACCTGCCGTCGGCCGATCTGCCGGGCGTGCACGAGCCACGGCTGACTCCGCGCACGCACTTCACGATGAAGGCCGACGGCTCGAGCGGGCTCACGCAGGGCGGCGAGGGCATCCCGAACATCGACAGCGTCAAGAAGACCATCGCCGTCTACTACGGCGACACCGGGGACGGGATCTCGAACAAGAACAGCTCGCCGTACATCAGCGAGATGAACCGCCTGGTGCGCCGTCAATTGCCCGCGATCGCGGCCGAGTGCCACGCGCTGGCGCGTCACCACCGCAACCCGGCCATCGTGCTCGACGCCGACGACACCACGCTGTGGACGTACGACATGGAAGTGGCCGACATGCACTTCGTGTTCGACCCGGCCCGTCAGGACGAATGGGTGCAGCAGGAGCTGTTCCCGGCCACGCCGAGCATGGTGCACGCCACCGACCTCCTGCAGCGCGCGGGGTGCACACTGATCGGCCTGACCGGCCGCAACGACGACCAGAAGGACGCCACCGTCGCGAACCTCGACAAGTACTACTCCGGTTTCACCACCGAGAACTACTACACGAAGTGGACCGGCGTCGGCGCCTCGCAACAGCCGTCGTACATCACGTGCGCGACCGCGAAGTGCACGACCATCGAGTACAAGTCGCAGACCCGCGCGCACATCGAGTCGCGCTCGGGCGGCGACTTCCACATCGTCGCGAACTTCGGCGACCAGTTCAGCGACCTGATCGGCGGGCACGCCGATCGCGCGGTGAAGCTGCCGAACCCGACGTACTACCTGCCCTGA
- a CDS encoding VOC family protein: MSNPTTGPDFISFQVRDRAASTRFYEELGLTRLPAPNPAASVFSAGGVAFAVRDPFPGVDLDAIGALGAGIGVWFHNDDAAALHERLVQRGVPIVQDSFEGPFGLQFSLRDPDGYVVTIHSKA; encoded by the coding sequence ATGAGCAACCCGACGACAGGGCCCGACTTCATCTCATTCCAGGTGCGCGACCGCGCAGCATCCACCCGCTTCTACGAAGAGCTGGGATTGACCCGGTTGCCCGCGCCGAACCCAGCCGCCTCCGTGTTCTCGGCCGGCGGCGTCGCCTTCGCCGTGCGCGATCCGTTTCCCGGGGTGGACCTCGACGCGATCGGCGCCCTCGGTGCGGGTATCGGTGTGTGGTTCCACAACGATGACGCCGCCGCGCTGCACGAACGCCTCGTGCAGCGCGGCGTGCCGATCGTGCAGGACTCGTTCGAGGGACCGTTCGGCCTGCAGTTCTCACTGCGCGACCCCGACGGCTACGTCGTCACTATCCACTCGAAGGCGTAG
- a CDS encoding 3-deoxy-7-phosphoheptulonate synthase, with product MHTLTDTTGDLHVAAFTPIPSPAALRADLPVGDERTRLVQRTRDEVRAILSGDDQRLLVIVGPCSIHDPAAGLEYAGRLARAAHEHRDELLIVMRTYFEKPRTTIGWKGLINDPHLDGSHDIAAGLRLARAFLRDVTALGLPCATEFLEPISPQYIADLITWGAIGARTTESQIHRQLASGLSMPIGFKNGTDGGLQVALDAAAAASSPQSFLGVDADGRASLVATTGNPDTGVILRGGADGPNFDAAHVEQAAQRLAAAALTPRLVVDASHANSGKDHVRQAEVAREIAAQLTGGQRTIAGVMLESNLVAGAQKLDVARGPEALTYGQSVTDACMGWDATSDVLETLAAAVRDGSTRTLG from the coding sequence ATGCACACCCTCACCGACACCACCGGCGATCTGCACGTCGCCGCATTCACGCCCATTCCGTCGCCCGCCGCGCTGCGGGCTGATCTCCCCGTCGGCGACGAGCGCACTCGGCTCGTGCAGCGCACGCGCGACGAGGTGCGCGCGATCTTGTCGGGCGACGACCAGCGTCTGCTCGTGATCGTCGGCCCATGCTCGATCCACGATCCCGCTGCGGGTCTCGAATACGCCGGTCGCCTCGCCCGCGCCGCGCACGAGCACCGGGATGAGCTGCTCATCGTCATGCGCACCTACTTCGAGAAGCCGCGCACCACCATCGGCTGGAAGGGGCTCATCAACGACCCGCACCTCGACGGCAGCCATGACATCGCCGCCGGTCTGCGTCTGGCCCGGGCGTTCCTGCGCGACGTCACCGCCCTCGGCCTGCCGTGCGCCACCGAGTTCCTCGAGCCGATCAGCCCGCAGTACATCGCCGACCTCATCACGTGGGGCGCGATCGGCGCGCGCACGACCGAGAGCCAGATCCACCGGCAGCTGGCCAGCGGCCTGTCGATGCCGATCGGCTTCAAGAACGGCACGGACGGCGGCCTGCAAGTGGCGCTCGATGCGGCGGCCGCGGCATCCAGCCCGCAGTCCTTCCTCGGCGTCGACGCCGACGGACGCGCAAGCCTCGTCGCCACGACCGGCAATCCCGACACGGGCGTCATCCTCCGCGGCGGCGCCGACGGACCGAACTTCGACGCCGCGCATGTCGAACAGGCCGCGCAACGCCTCGCCGCTGCCGCTCTCACTCCCCGCCTCGTCGTCGACGCCAGCCATGCCAACAGCGGCAAAGACCACGTGCGTCAGGCCGAGGTCGCCCGCGAGATCGCCGCGCAGCTCACCGGTGGGCAGCGCACCATCGCCGGCGTCATGCTCGAGAGCAACCTCGTTGCGGGCGCGCAGAAGCTCGACGTCGCGCGCGGGCCGGAGGCGCTGACCTACGGTCAGAGCGTCACCGACGCCTGCATGGGGTGGGATGCCACCTCAGACGTGCTCGAGACGCTCGCCGCCGCGGTGCGCGACGGGTCGACCCGTACCCTAGGCTGA
- the pepN gene encoding aminopeptidase N, translating to MTDLPRPTNENLTRDEAAARSRIVRTHEYSVDIDFSRAADAAVDTYPVRTRITFDAEAGASTFLDYLGARVTSITLNGHEVDAAAAVDGARIALGPLAEENEVVIVSESIYSRSGEGVHRFVDPADGATYLYSQNEPVDCRRIYPCFDQPDLKARFHVTITADASWHVAANGELLASHAVRDGVTRREFAVTEPMSTYITTFLAGPYAQWHDEYTGRTASGVEVTVPLGIACRASLSDSMDPDEVFDITKRGLDWFHRAFDVAYPWGKYDQVFVPEYNLGAMENPGLVTLTERYVFTSPATEAQHEQRANTLLHEMCHMWFGDLVTMVWWDDLWLKESFADYVGTLAVDEATDFTTAWTTFASRRKAWAYRQDQYPTTHPIVADIVDLEAADQNFDGITYAKGASVLKQLSAFVGQDTFLAAARAYFAKHAWGNTTLDDFLDALGEASGRDMRGWADAWLTTAGVNRLRVQTTVEDGVIASAALHQDGVDPRTGDEVLRPHVLRVGVYAPTDDEGPAEFEAAFEARIDGASIDVPELVGVAADRAVLPNDGDLTYAKIAQDAHSLDVVLDAGLDDELARATALAGAWNMVRDADLAAERFVDGVVAGEYLIEDSGVLAQVLAQATSGLATYTSADQRQELLARWVAFLVDAVLEDPSTSDRRTVLLRTLFGALCEQRSPVEPVLEVVRAWIVDPDMALGEELTWDAWVTLAAHGAADEAELRAAQAAAPTAVSSTGLTRALAARPDEAVKDAAREAAYTGRSADGAVLSNDHLQATIDGLEIDPTGVGAGHEAEYWQRIESVWGAQTQGQATRVVAGLFPADAEVADGDAQRHPLVVAAREWLSSRAEAPQALRRIVIERLDDLERRLRAQAASGE from the coding sequence ATGACCGACCTTCCCCGCCCCACGAATGAGAACCTCACCCGCGACGAAGCGGCCGCCCGTTCGCGCATCGTGCGCACGCACGAGTACTCCGTCGACATCGACTTCTCGCGTGCCGCCGACGCGGCTGTCGACACCTACCCGGTGCGCACCCGGATCACCTTCGACGCCGAGGCCGGGGCATCCACTTTTCTCGACTACCTCGGTGCGCGGGTCACCTCGATCACGCTGAACGGACACGAGGTGGATGCCGCAGCCGCCGTCGACGGCGCGCGCATCGCCTTGGGGCCGCTGGCCGAGGAGAACGAGGTCGTCATCGTGTCCGAGTCGATCTACTCGCGATCCGGCGAGGGCGTGCACCGCTTCGTCGACCCCGCCGACGGCGCCACGTACCTCTATTCACAGAACGAGCCGGTCGACTGCCGACGCATCTACCCGTGCTTCGATCAGCCCGATCTGAAGGCGCGCTTCCACGTGACGATCACGGCTGACGCGTCGTGGCACGTCGCTGCGAACGGTGAGCTGCTGGCATCGCATGCCGTGCGTGACGGGGTGACCCGGCGCGAGTTCGCCGTGACCGAGCCGATGTCCACGTACATCACGACGTTCCTCGCGGGCCCGTACGCGCAGTGGCACGACGAGTACACCGGGCGCACGGCGTCGGGCGTCGAAGTGACGGTTCCGCTGGGCATCGCGTGCCGCGCGTCGCTTTCCGACAGCATGGACCCCGATGAGGTCTTCGACATCACCAAGCGCGGTCTGGACTGGTTCCATCGCGCATTCGACGTGGCCTATCCGTGGGGCAAATACGACCAGGTGTTCGTGCCCGAGTACAACCTCGGCGCGATGGAGAACCCCGGGCTGGTGACTCTCACCGAGCGGTATGTGTTCACGTCGCCCGCGACCGAGGCGCAGCACGAGCAGCGTGCGAACACGCTCCTGCACGAGATGTGCCACATGTGGTTCGGCGACCTCGTGACGATGGTCTGGTGGGACGACCTGTGGCTCAAGGAGTCGTTCGCCGACTACGTGGGCACGCTGGCCGTCGACGAGGCCACCGATTTCACGACCGCCTGGACGACCTTCGCATCACGACGCAAGGCGTGGGCGTACCGGCAGGACCAGTACCCGACCACGCATCCGATCGTGGCCGACATCGTCGACCTCGAAGCCGCCGACCAGAACTTCGACGGCATCACCTATGCCAAGGGCGCCTCGGTGCTCAAGCAGCTGTCGGCGTTCGTCGGGCAAGACACGTTCCTGGCCGCGGCCCGCGCGTACTTCGCGAAGCACGCATGGGGCAACACGACGCTCGACGACTTCCTCGACGCGCTGGGTGAGGCCTCCGGCCGCGACATGCGCGGCTGGGCGGACGCCTGGCTGACCACCGCGGGTGTGAACCGGCTGCGCGTGCAGACGACGGTCGAAGACGGCGTGATCGCCTCCGCCGCGCTGCACCAAGACGGCGTCGATCCGCGCACGGGCGATGAGGTGCTGCGCCCGCATGTGCTGCGTGTCGGCGTCTATGCGCCGACCGACGACGAGGGTCCGGCCGAGTTCGAGGCGGCGTTCGAGGCGCGCATCGACGGTGCGTCGATCGATGTTCCTGAGCTCGTCGGTGTCGCCGCCGATCGCGCGGTGTTGCCCAACGACGGCGATCTCACCTACGCGAAGATCGCGCAAGACGCGCACTCGCTCGACGTCGTGCTCGACGCGGGTCTCGACGACGAGCTGGCCCGCGCCACCGCGCTCGCCGGAGCCTGGAACATGGTGCGTGACGCCGATCTTGCCGCCGAGCGGTTCGTCGATGGCGTGGTGGCGGGGGAGTACCTCATCGAAGACTCCGGTGTGCTCGCGCAGGTGCTGGCGCAGGCGACCTCGGGGCTTGCCACCTACACGTCGGCTGATCAGCGGCAAGAGCTTCTGGCACGCTGGGTGGCGTTCCTCGTCGACGCGGTGCTCGAAGACCCGTCGACCTCCGACCGCCGCACCGTGCTGCTGCGCACGCTGTTCGGCGCGCTGTGCGAGCAGCGCTCGCCGGTCGAGCCGGTGCTCGAGGTCGTGCGAGCGTGGATCGTTGACCCCGACATGGCTCTCGGTGAAGAGCTCACCTGGGACGCCTGGGTCACCCTGGCCGCGCACGGCGCCGCCGACGAGGCCGAGCTGCGTGCCGCGCAGGCGGCTGCACCGACCGCGGTGTCGTCCACGGGGCTGACCCGCGCACTCGCGGCGCGCCCCGATGAAGCGGTGAAGGATGCCGCACGCGAGGCCGCCTACACCGGCCGAAGCGCCGACGGTGCGGTGCTGTCGAACGACCACCTGCAGGCGACGATCGACGGGCTCGAGATCGACCCGACCGGTGTCGGCGCCGGGCACGAGGCGGAGTACTGGCAGCGCATCGAAAGCGTGTGGGGCGCGCAGACTCAGGGCCAGGCGACGCGCGTGGTTGCCGGCCTGTTCCCCGCCGACGCCGAGGTGGCCGACGGCGATGCGCAGCGGCATCCCCTCGTCGTCGCGGCACGCGAGTGGCTCTCGTCGCGGGCCGAGGCGCCGCAGGCGCTGCGCCGCATCGTCATCGAGCGGCTCGACGACCTCGAACGCCGGCTGCGCGCGCAGGCTGCATCGGGGGAGTGA
- a CDS encoding amidase, with translation MSPAVPSPALPDPVGPDALRETLPDAVALAAGIRAGRASAAEAVDAHLARIAESNPRLNALTVVFDDRARRAADDIDRAIARGDDPGPLAGVPISVKENIDLTWSATTEGWAGAVGAIPARDATIVSRMRAAGAIPIGRGNMPDFGMRWDTDNDLFGRTLNPFDPTRTTFGSSGGDAVAVATGMSTIGLGNDFGGSIRLPAQALGVCGLRPSLGRVPRAAVRDLPVALTLQRFAVNGLLARSVADLEASLQVVAGVDVDDPVSLALPPLGVYDGPRRVALTRDPLGWGVHPDVAAGVDRAADALRTAGWQVDEIEPPHLEEAFTLMRRLAVTDMSEGALPSPLGRSAETFMRDSVRATGVFETATEYAQAWARRLVIEAAWRRLQTEYPVILGPVGTDGIPPVDFDLGGPEQATAAWRMFRLVVVVNFLGLPAVAVPTGPGADGLPTGVQLIGPMHGEAAALSAAHDVEAGIG, from the coding sequence ATGAGCCCCGCCGTGCCGAGCCCCGCCCTGCCCGACCCCGTCGGGCCTGACGCGCTGCGCGAGACGCTCCCCGACGCCGTTGCGCTCGCGGCCGGCATCCGCGCGGGCCGTGCGTCGGCCGCCGAGGCGGTCGACGCGCACCTGGCGCGCATCGCCGAGAGCAATCCGCGGCTGAACGCGCTGACCGTCGTGTTCGACGACCGTGCCCGTCGCGCCGCCGACGACATCGACCGTGCGATCGCCCGCGGCGACGACCCGGGGCCGCTGGCCGGTGTGCCGATCAGCGTCAAGGAGAACATCGATCTCACCTGGTCGGCGACGACCGAGGGGTGGGCCGGAGCGGTGGGCGCGATCCCTGCGCGCGACGCGACGATCGTGTCGCGGATGCGCGCGGCGGGCGCCATACCGATCGGGCGCGGCAACATGCCCGACTTCGGCATGCGGTGGGACACCGACAACGACCTGTTCGGTCGCACGCTCAACCCGTTCGACCCCACGCGCACGACGTTCGGCTCCAGCGGCGGCGACGCCGTCGCGGTGGCCACCGGCATGAGCACGATCGGCCTCGGCAACGACTTCGGCGGCTCGATCCGCCTGCCGGCGCAGGCGCTGGGCGTCTGCGGGCTGCGGCCCTCGCTCGGCCGCGTCCCACGCGCGGCGGTGCGCGACCTGCCCGTCGCGCTGACCCTCCAGCGGTTCGCGGTGAACGGCCTGCTCGCGCGCAGCGTCGCCGACCTCGAGGCCTCGCTCCAGGTCGTCGCCGGCGTCGACGTCGACGACCCGGTCTCGCTCGCGTTGCCGCCGCTCGGCGTCTACGACGGCCCGCGCCGCGTCGCCCTCACGCGCGACCCGCTGGGGTGGGGCGTGCATCCGGATGTCGCGGCCGGCGTCGACCGTGCCGCTGACGCCCTTCGCACCGCCGGCTGGCAGGTCGATGAGATCGAGCCGCCACACCTCGAAGAGGCGTTCACCCTCATGCGCCGGCTGGCTGTGACCGACATGAGCGAGGGTGCGCTGCCGTCGCCGCTCGGCCGCTCGGCCGAAACCTTCATGCGCGACAGCGTCCGGGCCACCGGGGTCTTCGAGACCGCCACCGAATACGCCCAGGCCTGGGCGCGACGCCTCGTGATCGAAGCGGCGTGGCGCCGGCTGCAGACCGAGTACCCGGTGATCCTCGGGCCGGTCGGAACCGACGGCATCCCGCCCGTCGACTTCGATCTGGGCGGCCCCGAGCAGGCGACCGCGGCCTGGCGCATGTTCCGGCTCGTGGTGGTCGTGAACTTCCTCGGCCTGCCGGCGGTCGCCGTGCCGACCGGCCCCGGCGCCGACGGTCTGCCCACGGGCGTGCAGCTGATCGGCCCCATGCACGGCGAGGCCGCGGCGCTCTCGGCAGCCCATGACGTGGAGGCGGGCATAGGGTGA
- a CDS encoding helix-turn-helix transcriptional regulator produces MATAYSAISSYSRVQILHLLQEHPALTISDLTKSTGLHPNTVREHLQRLIESGYVVPEAERRTTRGRPRILYSAVSGPDAPHSPIAQQRVREAAERGDLMRRVMPWTESSLPQDAQHQLDALVEDLQDAGFDPIVDTDELTVDLTPCEHARAQADHRDVLCAVHIGLMQGVLGEAGGPLEVDGMLPACDPTECHIQLTLKGSPERV; encoded by the coding sequence ATGGCCACCGCCTATAGCGCGATCTCCAGTTACTCGCGTGTGCAGATCCTGCATCTGCTCCAGGAGCACCCTGCCCTTACCATCAGCGACCTCACGAAGTCGACCGGGCTTCACCCGAACACGGTGCGCGAGCACCTGCAGCGGCTGATCGAGTCGGGGTATGTCGTGCCCGAGGCCGAGCGGCGCACGACGCGCGGCCGGCCGCGCATCCTCTACAGCGCGGTGTCGGGTCCGGATGCCCCACACAGTCCGATCGCGCAGCAGCGGGTGCGTGAGGCCGCCGAGCGCGGCGACCTCATGCGGCGCGTCATGCCGTGGACGGAATCGTCGCTGCCGCAGGATGCGCAGCACCAGCTCGACGCCCTCGTCGAAGACCTGCAGGACGCCGGCTTCGACCCGATCGTCGACACCGACGAACTGACGGTCGATCTGACGCCCTGCGAGCACGCGCGCGCCCAGGCCGACCACCGAGACGTGCTGTGCGCGGTGCACATCGGACTCATGCAGGGCGTTCTCGGCGAAGCAGGCGGACCGCTCGAGGTCGACGGGATGCTGCCCGCATGCGACCCGACCGAGTGCCACATCCAGCTGACGCTCAAGGGCTCCCCCGAGCGCGTCTGA